Within Geitlerinema sp. PCC 9228, the genomic segment TCACCTGCAACTTTCCCAACTAGCCGCAAACATCCCTGGGGTGATTCTGCAATACCAATCCTTTGGCGATCGCCTGGAGGGTCGGTTTACTTACGTCAGTACTGGCATTCGCAATCTATACGAGATAGAACCGCAAGCCTTGTTAGAAAATCCTAACTTACTCAATCGCTGTATTCATCCCCAAGACTTACCTGGATGGCGCGCCTCTCTTCATGCCGCGATTGCCAACCAAAGTAAATGGTCGCACCAGTGGCGAATCATCGTGCCTTCCGGGCAAATTAAGTGGGTAGAAGGCATAACCATTCCCCGACCCCAGGCGAATGGCAGTTGTTTGTGGGATGGGTTGCTGTTTGATATCAGCGATCGCAAAAAAGCCGAAGCCGCCCTTACCTTAAAAGAACACAAATTTAAAAACCTCACCGAGCGATCGCCCAATATTATCGCACGTTTTGACCGCCAACGCCGCTACATCTATGTCAACCCCGCCATCGAAGCCATGACCGGGAAACCGCAAAACGAACATTTCGGCAAAACCAACTTCCAAATCGGTCTACCGGTGCAACTGGCAACTACCCTAGACCGCACCATCGAAGAAGTTTTGACAGCAGGAGAAGAAAAGTTTATCGAATTTGACCTGCAAACACCATTAGGGGAAAAACAATACCAAGCTCACTGTTTCCCAGAAACCAATAGCTACGGCTCGGTGACCTTTGCTATGGTGGTTCTGTACGATATGACTACTTTGCGCGCCTCTTTTTCTGCCTTACAAGAAAGCGAAAGCCGATTTCGAGCTATTTTCGAGCAAGCCGCCGTCGGTATCTATCAAGTCAACGCCTCCGGTCAATACATTCAAGTCAACCAAGGATTTTGTGCCATTGTCGGCTACAGCAAAGACGAACTGCGGCAGATGACCTTTTACGATCTAATTCATTCCGAAGATGCAGAACGGACTTTGACGAACTTCCAACGTTTGTGGTCTGGGCAAATTAACTCCTATCAGATGGAAAAACGCTACAGGGTCAAAAATGGTAGCATACGGTGGGTGAACGTCACTGTTTCCCTGGTACGGGATGCTAAGGGCATTCCTCTGTATGATGTAGGAGTTGTAGAAGATATAAGCGATCGCAAGCAAGCCGAAACTCGCCTCAACTATAATGCCTTCTATGATTATTTAACTGGATTGCCCAACCGTTTTTTGTTTGGAGATCGCTTGCAAGCAGCTCTCGACTGGGTTCAACGGCAGCAGGAAACCATTTTTACCTTACTTTTACTAGATTTAGACCGTTTTAAAATCATTAACGACAGTTTGGGGCACCAAGCCGGAGACGAGTTTCTGCGTCAAATTTCCATGCGGTTGCAACAATGTATCCGCGGCGAAGACACCATTGCTCGTTTGGGAGGAGATGAATTCGCTATTTTACTGTGGGATATTGACAGCGTCACCAATGCCATCGAAACTGCCAACCGCCTACAAGCTTGTTTGCATCAAGATATATCCATCCGCGGTTACGAAGTTTCCAGCAGTGCCAGCATTGGCATCACCCTCAGCCGCCATCCCCTCACGCAAACCCCCTACGCCAGAACTGAAGATATGATGCGGGATGCCGACATTGCCATGTATCGTGCCAAATACAACCGCAAAGGCAGCTACGTCGTTTTTGATGGTAACATCCACGCTTCTGCCATCTCGCAGTTGCAACTAGAAAGTGAGTTACGCCAGGCTTTAGCAAGAGAACAACTGTATTTGCACTATCAGCCTATTATATCCCTGTGCGATCGCCAGCTAATCGGATTTGAAGCCCTAGTGCGATGGCACCACCCCCAATGGGGAATTATCTCTCCCGGAAAATTCATCCCCATTGCCGAAGAAAGCGGTTTCATATTGCCCCTGGGAGAGTGGGTGATGCGAACCGCCTGCCAGCAAATGCGACAGTGGCAAACTTGTGGTTTGGTAGATAGCAACATCACCATCAGCGTGAACGTTTCCGGTCGTCAGTTCGACCGCAGCAATTTTACCCACCAAATCAGCGAAATCCTGCAAGAAACCCAATTACCCGGTCGCAACTTATGCATAGAAATCACCGAAAACGTTTTGATCGCCAACAGCGACGAAGTAGTTCTCCGATTAAATCGACTACGCCAAAATGGCATTTCCATGTCAGTTGACGATTTTGGCACCGGTTATTCTTCTTTAGGTCGCCTGCATAGCTTTCCCATCAACCATTTAAAAATCGATCGCTCCTTTGTCAAAGAAGTAGAAAACCGCCTGGAAAATCAAGCCATTATTCGTACCATTATGGGATTGGCAGCAAGTTTGCGATTAAAAGTTGTCGTGGAAGGTGTAGAAACAGAAAATCAATACCAATACCTGCAAAACTTGGGCTGTCACTACGGTCAGGGATACTGGTTTGGGCATCCCTTAGCTGGGGAAGCCTTGGAATTATGGCTGCGCGATCGCAATTGTTAAGATTTATGTAGGGCGGGGCATCGCCCACCCCAATTTCTTATTCCAATAAAGCACCCCCACAACTAGAACCACAACCAGCCGTGCAGCCATAGCAGTAGGCAGCCGTTTGAATCTCATCAATCACATCCAAACGATTTGCCTCCAACAGCATCTGTAACGTCACCGGTTCTCCCGTTTTGCTTTTCGCAGGCAACCCTTCCATCTGATGGAAATCGCAATCGTAAACATTGCCCAAATAATCCACCGAAAGTTCGTTGCGACACATCAGATATTCTACCGTCGAAGCGTTAAAATTATCCTCTAAAAACGCCAAATAAGACTGATGAAGATCCTGTCTTTTCAAATACTCCTTGGTACGCCCCACAGGCAAATTAGCAATAGTATATAAATTATTAAAAACAATCCCAAACTTTTCCTGTAAAAACTGCTTGTAATCTTGGGTTAATTTCTCCTGGGAAGGCGGCAGCGAAAAATCATCGGCAGTCTTCGGCAACTGAGGATTGTAAACCAAATCCAAAATTAACTGCGGGTCTTTCCCGTATCCCAAACGATTCAACCATTGCAAAGCATCAATCGATGCATCGTAAACCCCAGCACCGCGCATTTTATCCACATTATCTTGTAAATAACAAGGCAGAGAAGCCACAATTTGCGTTTGATGCTGCTGGCAAAATTCCGGAATATCCTCATATCCCGGTTCAAAATAAATAGTTAAATTGGAGCGTACAATAACATTTTTACCATGTCGGCGCGCTTCCCGAACAATCGCTTTAAAGCCATACAGCATTTCCGGGGCACCACCCGTCAAATCCACCGTATCAATTTGGGGAAAACGGCGGATAATTTCCAACAACTGTTCGCAGGTTTGGGGAGAAAGTTCCTCCGTGCGTTTGGGGCTAGCTTCCACATGACAGTGCGTGCAAGCCAAATTGCAGCGTTTTCCCAAATTAACCTGCAAAACGTTAATCGTATGTTTGCGAAATGGCGCATCTAATTTTCTTGCAAACGGCGTAATTCGTGTCGTCTGAACCATCATCAACTCCCAAAATTGTCTTCAATTAAAATTAAATAGAAATCAAGTAGGGTGGGCATTGCCCACCACCCACAAAATCCCATCATCTCGTACGAATTTTATTTCCCCACAATATAGAAATCAAGTAGGGTGGGCATTGCCCACCACCCACAAAATCCCATCATCTCGTACGAATTTTATTTCCCCACAATGAAGAATGTATCGATAACTTCCCTAACAGCAACCGCCACCAAAATAATGCCAGGTGGAATCGGTAACCAAAATATCTTCGGGAAAATTCGTAGCTAATTTTTTAGCCGTTTTATCGCAAACCGAAGCCGGCACGCCAGGTTGTAAAATATGACCATCGCCATCGTCAAAACTTTCTTGACAACCGCGATAAATGGCTGTTTTGCCAGTAAAAACACAGGCACCGTCGGCGGGAACTGGAACTTTAGAAGACACCGTATCCAAACTTTCTAACAGCAAATCGCTATCTAAATTATAAGTTTTTGCTTCTAACAAGCGATAGGGGCGACGGGCGCGAACTTCTACCGTACCAAAACCAGCATCTATCAAATGCTGCACGTACTCTTCATAGGGTAATGCCCCCGACAAACACATGGCACGCAAGCGTTCGTCTTTTTGTAAATGTTCGGGAATGGGGCGCGTAGCAATTGGATCGCTCATGGAAAGGCGACCCCCTGGTTTTAAAACCCGATGCGCTTCTTGTAAAGCCTTGCGCAAGTCGCTGGGTTCAAAGATATTAAAAAGGCAATTTTGGGCGATGATATCCACAGAATTATCGGCAACTGGTAAAGCAAAGGCATCCCCTTCTACGATTTTGACGTAGTTGGGGTCGAACCAATCGTTGCTTTCGGCAGCGAGAGCTAAATTGCGTTGGGCGGCTTCTCGCATTTCTGCCACGGGTTCCACGGCAATAATGGCTTCTGGCTTGCGGGAGAAATAGGCAAATTGCAAGGCTTCCAAGCCACCGCCAACGCCGATATAGAGAACTGTGGGCGAACCAACCAGTTCTGTGGGTTGCACGGTGGTGCCGCAGCCGTAGTTCATTTCTTGCATGACGGATGGGATGTTCAACCCGGGGAGTTGTTGGGGATTGTTTTGTACGCAGCACAGCCCGGTTTCTGGGGTTTCGGCAACGTCGCGGTAAAAGTTGGCAGTGGTTTCGAGGTAGCTCATAGTAAATACTGGATTATCGGGATTGTTCGATCGTAACCTGGTTTGCAATTGCTTGTTTTCTATTGGACTATATTTTCATTAATTTTTCCTGAGAAAATCTGTCAATGGCTGCTGAGAAAAGGATTGATTTTGCCAATGTTGGTTATTCGCGCAATGTATAGCCTACACCGCGTACGGTTTTGATGAGCCGTTTTTCGCTTTCGGCTTCTAGTTTGAGGCGCAGGTAGCGTACGTAAACTTCGATAATATTGGAATCGCCCATGAAATCGTATCCCCAGACTTGTTCTAAAATGCGATCGCGGGTTAAAACTTGTCGGGGATGAACCATGAGATATTCTAACAAGTCAAATTCTTTGGGGGTTAGTTCGATGGCGCGATCGCTGCGAAACACTTCCCGGGTGCGGCGGTTGAGGCTTAAATCTTCAAAATGCAAAATTTCTGGGTCTTCTGGCTGGTAGCGGCGCAAATGGGCGCGAACTCGTGCTAGCATTTCTTCAACGCTGAAAGGTTTGACGATGTAATCATCGGCACCAGCATCCAAACCAGCCACGCGATCGCTAACTTCATCTTTCGCCGTCAGCAAAATAATCGGTACTTTATCCCCAGTGGTGCGCAAGCGGCGACAAAGTTCCAACCCCGACAAATTGGGAAGCATCCAATCTAACACAATTAAATCCGGTTGCTTATCCCGCGCCGCACTCAAACCTTCCAATCCCTCGTAAGCCACGGTAACTTCGTAGCCTTCGTATTTTAATTCGGTTTCTAACAGACGAGCCAAGTTGGCTTCATCTTCCACAACCAGAATATGTCCTGTCATGGTTTTTTAGGGCTGCGCCAATACGATCCTTTTTATGGTATCGCAACCCAAGTCATTGTCGATATGAATTCGATCTATCTGCCAAACTAGGATTTTTCTGCCGTTACCGTTACCGCCGGCAACGCCACCCGCACCGTGGTGCCTTTTTGGGGTTCGCTGTCTACGTGAATATCGCCGTGGTGGTTGGCAACAATGGCAGTGCAAATGGATAATCCCAATCCCGACCCAGATTCAATACCTTGCGACCTGGTAGGATCGACACGATAGAAGCGATCGAAAATATGGGGTAACGCATCGGGATGGATGCCAATGCCATTATCGCGAACCGTCACCTGCACCCATCCTTGGTCGCTGTGGCTTTTGCTGGTAGTGGTGGCATGGCTGGCGTGGTTTTTGCCGTAGCCAATTTCCACCGTTACCTGCGCCTGGGGATGGGAAGGGGTATATTGCACGGCATTGCCAATTAAATTGGTAAACAAACGCGCCAGTTGGTTTTGATTGCCAGAGACCACAAACCAATAATCGGGGTCTAGAGATAAATGTTCTGGTTCGCGAATATCTAGAGATAGGGAAATTTGTTTTTCTGCCGCGATCGCTTTTTGTTCTTCTACAATTTCTAATAGCAACGCATCCAAAGCCACCTCTTCCGATTGGGAAATGCCAGCGCCGCTATCCTGACGCGCCAAAAACAACAAATCGTCAACCAAGCGACCCAATCGCCTGGTCAAACGTTCCACCAATTGCAGCTGTTGGTGAATGGGTAACTTTTCCGCCTCCGCCTCCGCCAGCGCCACTTGTACGTTGGTTTGAATTGTTGCCAGGGGATTGCGCATTTCGTGGGAAGCATCGGCGGTAAACTGTTTTAAACGTTGGTAAGATTCGCGCACTGGTTTCATCGCCAACCCCGACAGAAACCAACCAATGGTTCCCACCGAAACAATCGCCACCGCCGAAGCAATGCTTAAATCGACAATCAGCTTGCGGGTAGGTTTGGTCACTTCAAACCAAGGATGGCTAACCCGCAGGTATCCCAGCATTTGCTGGTGAACTACTAGAGGTTTGGTGATTTGGCGCAAAAGCTGACCATCTCCCAAATCCACCGTTTGTTTTTCGCAGTGGGGATTGAGGGGAACATCGGGAGGATCCCACCAAGTTGACCACAGGAGTTTGCCTCTGGTATTGAACCATTCAATATCCAAACGGTCGTCGTCGAGGGATTGTTCCCGTTGGTTGAGGCTGGCTTCTAAGTTCAAACGCAAACCACTGGGGTTGTCTGGGGTGGGTTCGATAACCAACGATTGCGCCACCACTTCTGTCACGTGGTTGAGGGTATCGTCTATGCGATCGATGAGCGTCGTGCGAAAATACCAATATACGCCACTGGCAAACAGCAGCAGCAATACTGCCGTGACGGTGGCGTACCAGATGGCTAGACGGCGGCGGGTGGTTTGGAACATGGTTGAGGAGGGGGAAAAGGGGCTGTTAAACAGTGATTAATTTGCTAATATATATTCACAACGATCGACAGGAGAAATCGTCAAGAACTTAGGTGGTCGTAAAAAGATTAAGTCACCTTCCACGCAAGAATGGATGGATCGTGACCTTAATGGTGAATTTTTCTCAAGGCTTTGGTAGATAGTCCCTCTCTTGAATTTGTCAAGAGTGGATTTGTTGACAAGTAGTTGTATTTGTCAACGAAAAACTATCGGTGACTTCTATGATAGAAAAACTACCATTGATGCCACAGGTGTGGTTGCAGACGACTGGGTGGCAACCGAGTGGGGAACAGCAAGAGAAATTTCAACAGCTATACGCGCAAATTTGTCAGGTGAATCGCCAGGTGAATTTAACGCGCATTACCGAATCTGAGGAGTTTTGGGAAAAGCATATTTGGGATTCGGTACGCGGCATTTTACCGTATTTTCAGATGCTGGAGAACTGGGATTGGGGTGGTGAGGAAATTCGGGTTGTTGATATTGGTACGGGGGGTGGGTTTCCGGGGTTTCCGGCGGCGATTGTGTTTCCCCGATGGCGGGTGACGTTGTTGGATTCGATTGGTAAGAAAATTGCCTGTTTGCGTACGATGGCTGGGGCTTTGGAATTGGAAAATGTGGTACCTTATTGCGATCGCGCGGAAAAATTAGGACAACAAGAGGCTTATCGGGAACAATACCACATTGCTCTGTTGCGTGCGGTTGCCCCCAGTGCGGTTTGTGCGGAATATGCTTTGCCGTTGTTGCAGGTGGGAGGCGTGGCGGTTTTGTATCGCGGCGGTTGGGAGAAGGAACAGGAGAAACAGTTACAAGTGGCGGTGGCGGAGTTGGGAGGGGAAATCGCTGCCATCGCACAACAGCCGACGCCGATGAACAAAAGCGATCGCCATTATATCTATATCCGCAAAACGGCATCCACGCCATCCCAGTTTCCGCGAAACAATGTTAAGAAAAAACGAGGCGGATAATCCTATCTAGGGTTCGATTAAATTTTGTTCGTAGCGACGGTAGGAAACAACAACCCACAAACGCCGCAGGTAAAAATAGAGGATGAGGGCAACCAGGGAAATGCTGGAGGCGGTAGCTACAACCCAAACCACCGATAGCCATAAATCTGTTATATCCAAAAGCGATCGCAATCCCCAACCCACCACCAAACTCAACGCCGAACCCACAGTCAGCACTGGCGTTGCCACGGCAATCCACTGAGGCAATTTGCGTTGTTTTAAATACTGATAAATGGCATAACCCCAAATACGAGTAGCGACGCCTAACGCCGTTCCGACGGCACCCCCCAAAATTGCCAGCAACAGACCAATAGTCAGCAAACGACCGATATCGGTAGCCGATACCGCCAGTTGGGAAAGTTTGCCGCCGATGGGAATTCCCGCCAACATGCCTGCGATACCGCCAATGATGGTGCCAAACTGTATCTGGGAGGCAGCGGGATGGCTTTGCTCTTGAAAATCCCAAAATCCCCATTTGGCGGCGAAATACCCCGATAAACTGCCGCTGATGGCACCAAATAAGATAGCGATGGGTAAATTCCCCAAACCCGTTCCCCACCAACTTGCCAAGACCACGACAATGGCGGAGATGGCGGTAGCTGGGATGGGGAGAAAGATTTTTTCGACGATACTGCTACTGTTTTGGTAGCTGGGGTTGAGAAAGCTCAAACTGCCAAAACAAGTGCCCACCACGCCACCACCAACACCGGCTAACGCGATCGCACCGACTGTACCAACGCTGGCTATAGCCAATCCCACGGTAGCAAAAACCAACAAAAATAATCCCAGCAGCCATTTATGGGGCAGTTGGGGAACGCCGGTGGGGATGGAGGCAGTGCGAACCCGCAAAGGCAGCGTGTAGGTGGGTTCGACGGCGTTGGTGTGCAGTTTGAGGGTCCGTTCGTAGGTGCTGTTTGCTTTGAGCTGGCTGGTATCGATGCTTAGCTGGCAGCGAATTTCGTTGCCCTCAAAATGGGTGGGTTGAATATGAATCCATGGGTGGTATTTTGATGATGGCGGATCGTGGGGATGTTCGACAATGGTCCAATGACCCTGCAAGGTGGTTGCGGGAACGTCGTTGGTGAGGGCAATTTGCCGTTGCAGTTGTTCTTCTAAAATGGTGGCTTGCCACAGGTCGGGAAAATTATGAATTTTTAAAATGGGGGTGCGGCGAACGGCGATGGGTTTCAAGGCGTGGAGGGCAGCCGCTGCTGAAGAAAAACGATGGCGGGGGTTGGGGGCAACCATTTTATCTAGCCAATCCAACCACTGCCGGCTGAGGTGGGAGAGCAAATGGCGAAATTGCCAGCGGTTGCTGTTGTAGTCAAATAGCTGACCGATGGCGTAGGAGGGAGTGCCGGTGAGTAAAGTGATTAATGTGGTTCCCAAACCGTACAAGTCGGTGGCGGTGCTTAGTTCGTCGTTGTAAAGCTGTTCGGGTGCCATGAACCCAAAGGTGCCGGCGGTGGTATCGGTGAGCTGCGATCGCGCCATTCCTATCTGGGCAATGCCAAAATCGACTAAATAGGCTTGTAGCGATTCTTCGTCGATGAGGATATTTTCTGGTTTGATATCTCGGTGAATGATGGGGGGTACCTGTTCTTGCAGGTATTGCAGGATTTCTAAAACTGCGATCGCGATTTGTTTGATTTGCTCTGGACTCCAAATGCACGATGTGGCTAAAGACTGAGCTGGTTTATATTCTTGCACCAAAGCAAAACCATGGGACAATTCCCACGCATCAAGATAGCGCGGAATTCCGGGATGGTCTAAGTTTTGCAAGACCTGTACTTCCTGCTCGATGGCACGAAACCCGGACCATTTCGCGGTGGCGTTATCAAATTGAAAATATTTAATGACAGCCTGTTGTGTCGCGGTACTGTCGGCAGCATCGATACGCCGCGCTAAATAGGTGCTGCGACCGCCTTGTCTCGATGTGCCGAGTTCGCGAATGACTTGATAGCCTTTTGAGGTGAAATCTGGGAAGTTGCCCATTGGGGATGTTTCCTTTTGCAGGATGGGAAGCTTGGGAGATGGGGCGTTTTCGATATTTATCAATTGACCGTGCCCACGGGGAACTGAAATTGGCTCTAGCGTTCCTATCAACACAATAACTATTTTGCCTTATCGGGCTGCCGAGACAAGCAGCTTCCAAGATGGTGTTCCTACTTCGATCTTCTATCTTCTCGAACGACCGCATGTCGGGAATTGCAACCTTCCGAGTCCCGACTCCCTACGGTGAAAATGTTAAGCAATATTACAAAATTGACGTTAAACCATTATTCGGTCTTGACACCCCCTAGAAAAGCCGCTAAAGTTGTAACCAATACCCGGGTAAGTAAACTTTAGTCCTATGCACCAGAAGCAGAAGGTAACCTTGTACATTCCGCCGGAACTTCACCGGAAGCTCAAAATTCGAGGGGCTGTGGACGCTGAACCCATGTCGGCGATCGCCCAGCGAGCCATTGAGTTCTACCTCGAACACGCTGAAGTGGTGGCGGAAGTAGAAGAAACAACCAAAGGGAAGACCCACCGCGTCTATACCTGTCCTGAATGCGAAGGGAATTTCGTTCTCCGCAGTGGAGAAGCGGTCTCCCTCAAGAACCAGCCCAAAGTTTTGGAAGATGGCGAAATCACATCGGCTCTCGAAAGCAGCCAAATTCGCCAAAACCGCGAACAAGAAGGGCAAGAAGGGGAAGAAGAACTCGTTCCCTGTTAACAACAACATCCTGAAAACCCAAGTCGTAGATGTGTCGGAGTGCCAACAGTGATTCGCAGGGGTGAGCAATGTCAGCCCTGTCTCTAGGAGGTCGATTATGCAAGAAGAGCTAAGTACCCTGGTCAAAGCTCAATATCCCTTAATTTATTTGGTGACTTCTGAAGAGGAGCGTGCCGAGAGGGCGATTGCGACAATTGCTCAACAAGAGAAACCCCAGCGAAGCGTATATTTGTGGACAGTGACACACGGGATCGTAGAGTATGGCGATCGCCCGCGTCAGTCAGTCCAACACAATACAGTTTCGCCGGAGGCAGCCATAGAGTGGGTTGTGCGACAAAAAGATCCTGGTTTGTACATCTTCAAAGATCTCCATCCTTTCATTGACTCGCCCCCGGTAACGCGCTATCTGCGGGATGCGATCGCCAGCTTCAAAGGCACCCACAAAACCATCGTTTTGATGTCGCCAATACAGCAAATTCCGACCGAACTAGAGAAGGAAGTAGCTGTCATTGACTTTCCCCTGCCGAACATGTCAGAACTCAACGAAGTTCTGTCCCAGCAGCTGGAAAAAAGTCGAAACCGACGCATATCTACCGATACGAGGGAAAAACTTCTGAAATCTGCCCTTGGTTTGACCAAAGACGAAGCGGAAAAAGTTTATCGCAAAGCTCACGTCACCAAGGGGCAGCTCACCGAGTCAGAAGTAGACATCGTCCTATCGGAGAAGAAACAGCTAATTCGGCGAAACGGGATTCTGGACTATCTAGAAGAAGATGACACCATTGATTCCATTGGTGGTGTAGAAGAGCTGAAAAAGTGGTTGCGCCAGCGCGCCGACGCCTTTACGGAAAGGGCACGGGAGTACGGCTTGCCCCAGCCCAAGGGAATGTTGATTTTGGGCGTTCCCGGATGTGGGAAAACCCTCGTGGCAAAAACCACCTCGCGTCTGTGGGGATTGCCGCTGCTGAGACTAGATATGGGGCGCGTGTACGACGGTTCCACCGTTGGCAAATCCGAAGCCAACCTGCGCAACGCCCTGAAAACCGCCGAATCCCTTTCCCCAGCTATCCTGTTCATCGACGAGTTAGACAAAGCCTTCTCCGGTAGCGGTGGTTCTGCGGACTCCGATGGGGGTACTTCTGGTCGGATTTTTGGTTCTTTTCTTACCTGGATGCAAGAGAAAACCTCCCCAGTATTTGTCATGGCAACAGCGAACCGGGTAGAACGCTTGCCAGGGGAATTTCTCCGCAAAGGTCGCTTCGATGAAATCTTCTTTGTGGATTTACCAACCACAGAAGAACGTCAAGCCATTTTCAAAATTCACCTATCCAAGCGCCGCCGAGACATTTCTCGCTTCGACCTCGAACAACTAGCCAAAGTGTCCGAAGGGTTCTCCGGCGCAGAAATCGAGCAAGCGATCGTCGCTGCCATGTACGAAGCGTTTGCTCAAGAAAGAGAATTTACCCAGCTGGACATCATCGCCGCAATCAAAGCGACGTTGCCTCTATCGAAGACCATGACCGAACAGGTAACAGCCTTGCGAGATTGGGCCAGGCAGCGTGCGCGTCCAGCTGCATCCTCCGTCGCCGAATACCAGCGGCTGGAGTTCTAACAGGCTTTCTCCTGGCACCCACCGCTCGTGTAGCGAGTCAGGAGCAAAGGCTAGACTTTCCCAGTCTAGCAGTTCCCACAAAGAGCCACAAACCCGTGGCCATTTCCCTAAAAAACCGTTGTCGTACTTTAACTTCCCAACTTAAGGAGGATTCCTCTTATGTCTCACTTCAGCACCCTGCGCACCAAAATCACCGACGCTGAAATCCTAAAATCTTCCCTGCGCGATCTAGGCATCACCGTGAAAAGCAATGCCGATGTGCGCGGTTACAACCAGCAGCGCGTTCGTGCTGATATCGTCGCCGTTCTCGAAGGCGACTATGACCTAGGTTGGTCCAAAAATAGCGACGGCACCTTCGATTTAATCGCCGACCTCTGGGGCGTTGCCAAAAAGCACAATCAAACCGAGTTGATCAACGCCATCAACCAGAAGTATGCCGTTAACAAAACGCTGTCTGAAGTACGCAACAACAGCAGCTTGCAAAACGCTAACGTTCAGGTCGTTGCCCAAAAGTAAACGACGCTAGTGCGTTCGGAAGCTAACGGGTTAATCCGCTTAAAAACGGGTTAGCCCGTTTTTTTATGGGACATGAATAGATGATTTTCGGGAAGAGAAAAAGTGGCAAACTTTTCCCTCCCCGAACGATCGATTTGCTACGAACTAGGCGGTAAAACCTAGCAAAATAAAGAGAATGGCACCAATACCAGCAAGAATGGTTAGTACCAAACCAGCGTTGGGACTTCCTTTCCAAGAATAATTTTTATCTGCCATAAAGAAACACTTGTAATTCTTCCTGTCTCTATTGTTACGTTTTTTAAAAAAATTGACAGGGGGTCTACACTGCTTTTACGATCGCTTCTAACGCTTTAAAAAAAACAGGAGTATCAAAATGGATATAGAAAACACCGCATGGTTGGATGCTGTTGCTGTTGCCCTTGCCA encodes:
- a CDS encoding response regulator transcription factor, whose translation is MTGHILVVEDEANLARLLETELKYEGYEVTVAYEGLEGLSAARDKQPDLIVLDWMLPNLSGLELCRRLRTTGDKVPIILLTAKDEVSDRVAGLDAGADDYIVKPFSVEEMLARVRAHLRRYQPEDPEILHFEDLSLNRRTREVFRSDRAIELTPKEFDLLEYLMVHPRQVLTRDRILEQVWGYDFMGDSNIIEVYVRYLRLKLEAESEKRLIKTVRGVGYTLRE
- a CDS encoding HAMP domain-containing sensor histidine kinase, coding for MFQTTRRRLAIWYATVTAVLLLLFASGVYWYFRTTLIDRIDDTLNHVTEVVAQSLVIEPTPDNPSGLRLNLEASLNQREQSLDDDRLDIEWFNTRGKLLWSTWWDPPDVPLNPHCEKQTVDLGDGQLLRQITKPLVVHQQMLGYLRVSHPWFEVTKPTRKLIVDLSIASAVAIVSVGTIGWFLSGLAMKPVRESYQRLKQFTADASHEMRNPLATIQTNVQVALAEAEAEKLPIHQQLQLVERLTRRLGRLVDDLLFLARQDSGAGISQSEEVALDALLLEIVEEQKAIAAEKQISLSLDIREPEHLSLDPDYWFVVSGNQNQLARLFTNLIGNAVQYTPSHPQAQVTVEIGYGKNHASHATTTSKSHSDQGWVQVTVRDNGIGIHPDALPHIFDRFYRVDPTRSQGIESGSGLGLSICTAIVANHHGDIHVDSEPQKGTTVRVALPAVTVTAEKS
- a CDS encoding EAL domain-containing protein produces the protein MKSNALHILLIGDNDAVCSYLLRLLQQIQQPPIELQQQNQSCFLNLPPLETAGRWQPPGGNRSQYDLYIIRILPGDRHFLSQISQRQQQHPHIPILTIVDSEASGINTLQFGASTYWQTEQIDLPTLQQFCQSILQQKRDRYRRYAATAETFFQLFDSIPVGIYEADWQTGRLLQSNRKYQQILGYSPAQTSQLTWQSLVPAADLSQKRDCLHRLVTGESNSFCQTQRYLHNQGTYLSFWESVSLIRDTQGLPQSLVFAIHPIPSELESHLQLSQLAANIPGVILQYQSFGDRLEGRFTYVSTGIRNLYEIEPQALLENPNLLNRCIHPQDLPGWRASLHAAIANQSKWSHQWRIIVPSGQIKWVEGITIPRPQANGSCLWDGLLFDISDRKKAEAALTLKEHKFKNLTERSPNIIARFDRQRRYIYVNPAIEAMTGKPQNEHFGKTNFQIGLPVQLATTLDRTIEEVLTAGEEKFIEFDLQTPLGEKQYQAHCFPETNSYGSVTFAMVVLYDMTTLRASFSALQESESRFRAIFEQAAVGIYQVNASGQYIQVNQGFCAIVGYSKDELRQMTFYDLIHSEDAERTLTNFQRLWSGQINSYQMEKRYRVKNGSIRWVNVTVSLVRDAKGIPLYDVGVVEDISDRKQAETRLNYNAFYDYLTGLPNRFLFGDRLQAALDWVQRQQETIFTLLLLDLDRFKIINDSLGHQAGDEFLRQISMRLQQCIRGEDTIARLGGDEFAILLWDIDSVTNAIETANRLQACLHQDISIRGYEVSSSASIGITLSRHPLTQTPYARTEDMMRDADIAMYRAKYNRKGSYVVFDGNIHASAISQLQLESELRQALAREQLYLHYQPIISLCDRQLIGFEALVRWHHPQWGIISPGKFIPIAEESGFILPLGEWVMRTACQQMRQWQTCGLVDSNITISVNVSGRQFDRSNFTHQISEILQETQLPGRNLCIEITENVLIANSDEVVLRLNRLRQNGISMSVDDFGTGYSSLGRLHSFPINHLKIDRSFVKEVENRLENQAIIRTIMGLAASLRLKVVVEGVETENQYQYLQNLGCHYGQGYWFGHPLAGEALELWLRDRNC
- the arsS gene encoding arsenosugar biosynthesis radical SAM (seleno)protein ArsS (Some members of this family are selenoproteins.) → MVQTTRITPFARKLDAPFRKHTINVLQVNLGKRCNLACTHCHVEASPKRTEELSPQTCEQLLEIIRRFPQIDTVDLTGGAPEMLYGFKAIVREARRHGKNVIVRSNLTIYFEPGYEDIPEFCQQHQTQIVASLPCYLQDNVDKMRGAGVYDASIDALQWLNRLGYGKDPQLILDLVYNPQLPKTADDFSLPPSQEKLTQDYKQFLQEKFGIVFNNLYTIANLPVGRTKEYLKRQDLHQSYLAFLEDNFNASTVEYLMCRNELSVDYLGNVYDCDFHQMEGLPAKSKTGEPVTLQMLLEANRLDVIDEIQTAAYCYGCTAGCGSSCGGALLE
- the arsM gene encoding arsenosugar biosynthesis arsenite methyltransferase ArsM; the protein is MSYLETTANFYRDVAETPETGLCCVQNNPQQLPGLNIPSVMQEMNYGCGTTVQPTELVGSPTVLYIGVGGGLEALQFAYFSRKPEAIIAVEPVAEMREAAQRNLALAAESNDWFDPNYVKIVEGDAFALPVADNSVDIIAQNCLFNIFEPSDLRKALQEAHRVLKPGGRLSMSDPIATRPIPEHLQKDERLRAMCLSGALPYEEYVQHLIDAGFGTVEVRARRPYRLLEAKTYNLDSDLLLESLDTVSSKVPVPADGACVFTGKTAIYRGCQESFDDGDGHILQPGVPASVCDKTAKKLATNFPEDILVTDSTWHYFGGGCC